A DNA window from Miscanthus floridulus cultivar M001 unplaced genomic scaffold, ASM1932011v1 fs_865_1_2, whole genome shotgun sequence contains the following coding sequences:
- the LOC136533356 gene encoding peptidyl-prolyl cis-trans isomerase FKBP15-1-like, producing MAKAQLLLCFLVAAAATLLLATAKKSGDVTELQIGVKYKPESCSIQAHKGDKVKVHYRGKLTDGTVFDSSYERGDPIEFDLGTGQVIKGWDQGLLGMCVGEKRKLKIPSKLGYGPQGSPPTIPGGATLIFDTELVAVNGEPANQSDNEL from the exons ATGGCGAAGGCGCAGCTTCTTCTCTGCTTCCTagtcgccgccgccgcgacgCTGCTCCTCG CCACGGCCAAGAAATCCGGGGACGTGACGGAGCTCCAGATCGGCGTCAAG TACAAGCCGGAATCTTGCAGCATTCAAGCTCACAAAGGTGACAAGGTTAAAGTTCACTACCGT GGAAAACTTACTGATGGAACAGTTTTTGATTCAAGCTATGAAAGAGGTGACCCTATTGAATTTGATTTGGGCACTGGACAAGTGATTAAAG GATGGGATCAGGGTCTCCTGGGAATGTGCGTTGGTGAAAAGCGGAAGTTGAAGATTCCATCAAAGCTAGGCTATGGGCCTCAAGGCTCGCCACCTACTATTCCtg GTGGAGCAACCCTCATATTTGACACGGAGCTTGTCGCCGTCAATGGAGAACCAGCCAACCAATCTGACAACGAGCTTTAG
- the LOC136533357 gene encoding large ribosomal subunit protein eL32z-like — MAVPLLTQKIVKKRVKQFKRPHLDRYKCLKPSWRRPKGIDSRVRRKFKGCTLMPNIGYGSDKKTRHYLPNKFKKFVVHNVSELDLLMMHNRTYCAEIAHNVSTKKRKEIVERAAQLDIVVTNKLARLRSQEDE, encoded by the exons ATGGCGGTGCCGCTGCTGACGCAGAAGATCGTGAAGAAGCGGGTCAAGCAGTTCAAGAGGCCCCACCTCGACCGCTACAAGTGCCTCAAG CCAAGCTGGCGCAGGCCTAAGGGTATTGACTCCCGTGTCAGGCGGAAGTTCAAGGGATGCACCTTGATGCCTAACATTGGATATGGCTCTGACAAGAAGACCAGGCACTATCTCCCCAACAAGTTTAAGAAGTTTGTCGTGCATAATGTCTCTGAGCTGGACTTGCTTATGATGCACAACAG AACATACTGTGCTGAAATCGCACACAATGTGTCCACTAAGAAGCGCAAGGAAATTGTGGAGCGAGCTGCTCAGCTTGACATTGTGGTCACCAACAAGCTTGCCCGTCTTCGCAGCCAGGAGGATGAGTAA